In the Dictyostelium discoideum AX4 chromosome 6 chromosome, whole genome shotgun sequence genome, ACAATTGGTACCATCAGTAAATAGTAAGGTTATGATGTCATCCTTTGTTAAAttgaaaagatatttttcaaaatctaCACTTGAACCATAAATTTCCAAGTCAATTTTCTCTTGAGTGGAGAAACGATTATcaccaaaataattttgataacaaaattcaatatttttatttgattgtaCGGCTAATATATTTGCAATTGAATGTAAACAATAGATTCTACTGAATGGGAAATCACATTTTGAATTCTTAGCAATACATAATACCACCTCTTTAATGATTGGCTCTTGATCTTTATATTTCTCACTATATGGGAAACCATCTTTTAAACCTGGTGAAGgattaaaaagaattgaaaaGTAATAAATGATCGATGATAAAAGGAATAAATGATTTCTCCATGGTAAACTATCATTCTTTTCACTTGATTTACTTAAAGTAACCATATTCTCTAAtgcaattaaaagatttgatCTATTCTTATcaactttttctttatttgattttgatgctttttcaatcaattgtttttgttgctCAGTTAGACTATTTAAATTGATACCTTTTTGATAACAAGAATAATGATTATTTGAAACGATATCTTCAACAATATCACCAccttgataataatttaaacttttcatttctttagattgataataatttaaaattggtaatcTCTTTGCAATTAATAAAACCTTTTTAAGTTCAGAGAAAGTGGCTCTAGTGTTTGGTTTGAACTTTTGATCGATTTGTTTTGCTACCATTggttgtaattttttaaccCATTCAGTATTACCTTTAAGTTTTCTTGAGATTGATTTAGcttgaaaaataaaactaatacCTTTAATTTCAGGATCGGATTTCATATCCAATAAACGATCTATACAAATTggtaaaataatttcatagGAACCATTAAACATATTCAATATATTTACAAATGCTTTTTGAGCGGTTTCTCTAACACGACGATAATTATGAACTGAAAGGTTCAAAGTGAAATGCATTGAATCCAATGCCAACTGAGTGATTGGCATATGTTGAAAGTTTAACTTTTGACGAATTAAATGACTTTTGAATGCTTTATAAACCAAATAATTTCTACCCTTTAACTTTTTATGATTCTTCCATTTTTCAAATAGATGATCATGAGTGTGATCAATTATATCACCCCTACAATAAAACATTacaaataaagtttttgaGATCACTCTAAGTACATTAATCTCTTCATTAATATTCTTTGACTCTAAATATTGAATGGTTTCTTTATAGTTATTAAAAATCTCTTGTTTTAATGTTGAAAACTCTGGGAAACTAATTTCACCATGTTCAAATTTGGATCTCTTTGGTTGATATCTAAATTCATCTTTTGATTGTTTAATCTCATTACTTgtatctttaattaaaaatgttgcTGCTCTTAAAATACTTTGAATTGGTTTaactaaatttaataatttcattctATTATAtgtattgttattgttgttgttgtttgattcatcatttgttcttaaagaattaatataatttgataatttatcatttgttcctttcaaaaatttatcaattaataatttagcGAAATtgatatcattttcatttggttCAAACCattcaattggtaatatAGTTGATAAATCTGTTGAACCCCAATATTTGATATGATTCTCTTTTCTATTAACGATTGTTTGTGGTACAACTCTTGTATTTAATGGATAAATACGAGTTAGAGAGAATATTAATTTACGAATTACTTTTGAAGTTGCTTTTAATACAATCTTATTATCAGATTCCATTAACACCgttaaaatatcaattaattgatcttTAAATTCAACCAAACCATGACCACCTTTAAATACTAAATATCCAATATATGTAATATATAATCTAAGTTCTTGATCTGATAAATCACCAATTATATCATACTTTATTCCGCTATTATAGTtgttattacaattattattattattattattattattattattaccattggTTATTTTATGtttgataaataatttatttacaaatactGGTAAAAATACAGAAATTGATTGAATAGGATCTCTTAATgttgaagattttaaaaattcgcCCAATTGTTTATAATATTCTGGTTCAAATATATTTGTAAATACTGATTTTAATCTAGCTAATACcgctttaaaaatttcatttgataatgctccaaaaaataattccatTGTTTctctaaaaaatatatttggtACAGTttctcttttaaaattaccttttttagttgatgattgtaataacttttttttttatttgaaaagaaaaaaaattaataataaaaaattaataaaaaaaagaaattccttaaaatagttttttttggttataaaaaaaaaaaaaaaaaaaaaaattacatacGAAATTAATTGTAGCATcaacaaaattaattgacCATTCTTGAAATAATGAAGTTGAAAGTGTAACATTTTCttcaatttgattttcaCATTGATCAATGTATTGATTTTCATCAGAGATTAAAATTGaactaaataatttattaaaaaatttaaaagtaccAGATGCCTTATTTGTATAGATTGGATCCAAACATTTAATCATTATCTCCATAAATGTTATTAAATGAGTTTTACCCTCTGGAAATTgtggtgaaaataaaattggatGTAAACATGTTGAAACAACTTCAATACCACCAATTAATCTATTCACTTCTTCTCTATCAACTGATGAATAAAAatcatcaataatttttgGTAAAATATATGTTGGTGCAACATCTATagaaagttaaaaaaaattaaaaaaaaaaaaaaaaaaattattattaaattaatattaatttaaattattattataataaaaataaaataaatttaaaaacttacGTGAAAATTCATTCATAATTTTAGCAATTGTTAatgatatattttttttttttgaataaagtGCATTTGTTAAAGATGgataaataatttctaaaaattctTGAATAATTAATTCTGAATATGgaactattttttaaaaaaaaaaaaaaaaaaaaaaaaaattattaatattgatattgttagaaaaaaaaaaaaaaaaaaaaaattgaaaaaagacttactatatttatttctttttaaaaatgattttgacATTGATAAAGTCATTTCACCTAAATCAGTTGTCCAATCACCAGTATTTGAAGGATGAAAGTATAAACCaatttttgatattaaagttttaaaatgttGAATTGCAGGTTTTTCagtttttgaattaattaaacaagcAATGattttaccaattgaatGAAATTCCATTCTATCTTCACGTGTTAATCTAAAGATTTCTGGTATTTTATGTTTGACAGGTTTTAGGTGTGCCATTGATGGTGAGCCAACGCCTAAATCCAAAGCCTTCAACATTTTAGTATAAAGAATTGGTAAAATGGGTGTCCAATCAATATTTACGCCAAATTTAATTGCTCTTGAAAAGATGAATAACCAACGTTCATCCCAATCCTTATTGAAATCTATCCAActccaataataatttaaatagagGTCAACCCATTTTGGTATTGATGTCAACGTTGAAAAATGATAAGTTGGTgtgaataaatataaaacatTTGCAcagaaataaatataatttgaatGTGGTACTAAATATCCTCCAATCTCTTCCaataattcatcaacaaCTTCATCACCTCCAAAAAATGGTTGacaattatatattaaaacattaaatttttgttgtaatttactaataattttataaaataaaaaaaaaaaaaactattagaATAATTTGGTCCACCTTTTGAAATATTCCATATTAAACTATACTAGTATTCCAATTACTTACATAGTAGAATGATGATCATCAAATGAACCATATTGTTTAGAGATTTCacaattttctttaaaaattttataaagtgGTCTCCAATTaacttttaattcaattaattttttaccaCGActgtttttaattaaaattaattaaaaaaaaaaataaaaaaaaaaaataaaaaaaaaaataaaaacatttagtatttttttttttaaatttatttatttatttatttatttatttatttatttatttatttatttatttatttatttatttatttatttatttatttatttatttatttatttatttatttatttatttatttatttatttatttatttatttattttaattaaaactattttttaaaaaaaaaaaaaaaaaaaaaaatacttacgaaaataataaacttaaaaattcaattataacATTACCAAGATCTTCAGCTCTAAATTGAATGAATAAGTCAAATAATCTTGGAATTAGATAatgatattgttgttttgtAAATTGTAATTGAACTTCATAGATACGATGTTTGAAAACATGAagtaattgatttatatCACCAATGTTACAAATCATAATTGAATGGTCAAATGATTGGAAAAATTCTTCGACCAAGTCTAATTTCTCTTGTTCCACAACTGAACTATAGGAaggtggtgttgtttgttGAATCTTTTCTCTTTGTAAATCCCTCACCATTTCATCTGTTAATCTTTTAGATTGTTGAAATTCTTTACAATTCTTATATCTATAATATCCTGTATTCTCAACATCCTCTTTCTTGAAtgaaataaattcattatttaattgttgatctTTATGAGTTTTAAAtgttatcatttttttttttttttttttatttatttatttatttattttttattcttgtctgatttatgtttttttttttttatttattattaatttttttatttgtttattatttacctatgaaaataaataaaaaaaataataaaaaaaaaataataaaaaataaaaaataaaataaaaaaataaaataaaaaaataaaaaaaaattaaaaaattaaaattaaaaaaaaaatataaattaaaaatatgggtgtgaagaaataaaaaaaaaaaaaaaaaaaaaaaaaaaaaaattgtattttgaaaatcaaatttttaatttttttttttttttttttttaattttgaaaaataattttagtaaTCATTTCAtcacaaatttaatttggaTCTGTTTTTTGACCcaccaaataaaaacaatgacATTAACagttttttataaaatttataataaaaaataaaatttataaaaaaataaaaaataaaaaatttaattaaaaaaataaaataaataaaataaataaaaattccaCCTAATTagttgtttaattttaaaataaataaataattcggtgtcattttttttattttctaaaaataactttttttttttttttttttatataatttattttttttttttttttataaataatttatatctaatataatacaaaaaaaaaaaaaaaaaaatttaaccaGAATTAACTTGATGTTTTGAGGCTACAGATGTACCAACAGTAGTTGGTGCATCTACTAATTGTGAAGCCaaatcaataccaatttCATCCAAaacttgatttaaaatttcttgtGATTGTTCTTCCTCACCATCTTGTTCCATAACTTGATCCATTGTGTCATTCATCATTTCCTCTTTCATATCCATTTTATCTGATTGTTGTTCAAATTCCATCATAATCTTTGTAAATTGTGGTAAATTCATTTGTCTATTCATTGTAATCATTGCTTTTGTAACACCTTTCATTGCTTCTGCCATTGCTTGTGTTGATTGTAATGtctatataatataatataatataatataaaatgttAGTATATagaagaaagaaaagaaaagaaaagaaaagaaaagaaaagaaaagaaaagaaaagaaaagaaaagaaaagaaaaaaaacatacttgGATTCTAAGACTAACAGCTTGTAATTGTGTTTTCATTTCATAAAACTTTTGTATATGATATCTGGTTCTAACTAAATCTTTTGCCATAATTTTTGCAGagttctaaaaaaaaaaaaaaaaataataataataattaatattttattattattttttttttaaaaaaaaaaaaaaaaaatactttacCATTTGACCTTGTTTAGCCATTTTCTTAATAtctaatataatttttttttcttgattCTGAAGAGCTACTCTTTCACGATCAATTTCTCtcattgatttatttaagtTTCTTTGATTTTCTCTTAATACCTCCTTTGGAGTTTTTTGTTtaccaaataaaaacattttttaatttcttttaatatatatatgaaaaagttttatttattattattattattaatattattttattattttattatttatttactat is a window encoding:
- the psmE4 gene encoding proteasome activator complex subunit 4, with protein sequence MITFKTHKDQQLNNEFISFKKEDVENTGYYRYKNCKEFQQSKRLTDEMVRDLQREKIQQTTPPSYSSVVEQEKLDLVEEFFQSFDHSIMICNIGDINQLLHVFKHRIYEVQLQFTKQQYHYLIPRLFDLFIQFRAEDLGNVIIEFLSLLFSRGKKLIELKVNWRPLYKIFKENCEISKQYGSFDDHHSTIKLQQKFNVLIYNCQPFFGGDEVVDELLEEIGGYLVPHSNYIYFCANVLYLFTPTYHFSTLTSIPKWVDLYLNYYWSWIDFNKDWDERWLFIFSRAIKFGVNIDWTPILPILYTKMLKALDLGVGSPSMAHLKPVKHKIPEIFRLTREDRMEFHSIGKIIACLINSKTEKPAIQHFKTLISKIGLYFHPSNTGDWTTDLGEMTLSMSKSFLKRNKYIPYSELIIQEFLEIIYPSLTNALYSKKKNISLTIAKIMNEFSHVAPTYILPKIIDDFYSSVDREEVNRLIGGIEVVSTCLHPILFSPQFPEGKTHLITFMEIMIKCLDPIYTNKASGTFKFFNKLFSSILISDENQYIDQCENQIEENVTLSTSLFQEWSINFVDATINFLLQSSTKKGNFKRETVPNIFFRETMELFFGALSNEIFKAVLARLKSVFTNIFEPEYYKQLGEFLKSSTLRDPIQSISVFLPVFVNKLFIKHKITNGNNNNNNNNNNNCNNNYNSGIKYDIIGDLSDQELRLYITYIGYLVFKGGHGLVEFKDQLIDILTVLMESDNKIVLKATSKVIRKLIFSLTRIYPLNTRVVPQTIVNRKENHIKYWGSTDLSTILPIEWFEPNENDINFAKLLIDKFLKGTNDKLSNYINSLRTNDESNNNNNNNTYNRMKLLNLVKPIQSILRAATFLIKDTSNEIKQSKDEFRYQPKRSKFEHGEISFPEFSTLKQEIFNNYKETIQYLESKNINEEINVLRVISKTLFVMFYCRGDIIDHTHDHLFEKWKNHKKLKGRNYLVYKAFKSHLIRQKLNFQHMPITQLALDSMHFTLNLSVHNYRRVRETAQKAFVNILNMFNGSYEIILPICIDRLLDMKSDPEIKGISFIFQAKSISRKLKGNTEWVKKLQPMVAKQIDQKFKPNTRATFSELKKVLLIAKRLPILNYYQSKEMKSLNYYQGGDIVEDIVSNNHYSCYQKGINLNSLTEQQKQLIEKASKSNKEKVDKNRSNLLIALENMVTLSKSSEKNDSLPWRNHLFLLSSIIYYFSILFNPSPGLKDGFPYSEKYKDQEPIIKEVVLCIAKNSKCDFPFSRIYCLHSIANILAVQSNKNIEFCYQNYFGDNRFSTQEKIDLEIYGSSVDFEKYLFNLTKDDIITLLFTDGTNCTANSNAGRLFAYMSQDHEESSTNSFCQSMTNKNFTPSYPNTRASVSNKDFRSFNANYFFGLFQAVGGIKFIDTIKPIMEKLKGKSEKEDYFLLVEMLAGISRYISINDDLLGDERENIFSWVSNIAFISLTGCSNECTEAWTSAIRFITHNIRFDKIEWFSNLLFEVHKKTNNILAGSKSIKFLKAFLVEVTWKNKDLTEKLFEIAKTEFSNNYKQIRIEAMRLLSLLIIYQSDFSVHPPIIPQKETSILQGFIDIISNSSPPSSGSNSPLSHVNNGTNGIATTNSADVTMIDNSNSNNNNNDNNNNSNNNNSKNSKNAIKENILLLIYFLNSKNPVLVRSAPTLLKAIMSLTGDSNLEIAKDSSGCVYRMSQEFYFESGVIDQFITVLNQTLQSPSWKIRTSILQFVQVFFFNHSFIFSNQQTDSIVNTVLALTKDPQIEIREKSKATLASILISFKSDSNMVENLIKKAIKNLNVPDQSFIEKYSSLIILSSVVLAVPYNIPKYIPSVLQQLSRYSRNSHYKTAASTISEFWRTHKESWEEDKRQFTEEEAETILSTKVAPSYFA
- the vps2B gene encoding SNF7 family protein — its product is MFLFGKQKTPKEVLRENQRNLNKSMREIDRERVALQNQEKKIILDIKKMAKQGQMNSAKIMAKDLVRTRYHIQKFYEMKTQLQAVSLRIQTLQSTQAMAEAMKGVTKAMITMNRQMNLPQFTKIMMEFEQQSDKMDMKEEMMNDTMDQVMEQDGEEEQSQEILNQVLDEIGIDLASQLVDAPTTVGTSVASKHQVNSG